Proteins encoded by one window of Collimonas fungivorans:
- a CDS encoding efflux RND transporter periplasmic adaptor subunit, which yields MKINLSKSKAIAAGIATIVALVAAGMYLSAGSNGGDKPEERTHREAAAHADTEHHGEKSSEKHGHDSQHADGEHHPVASTGPHGGKMYAKDKLALEVKMLEAAGEARLQVWLFNDGKPLAPDAARLGLVLTRPDGEVQKIGFAPEKDFLKSALPIAEPHVFDAKLQLQYGNQSMQAGFAQEEGKIELDQAQVAASGVKLENAGPAKVKTSVTLPGEIRFNEDKTAHVVPRLEGVVEQVAVSLGQQVKKGQLLAVIASTGLAEQRSELLAAQKRFTFARTTYEREKKLWEEKISAEQDYQQARQVMSEAEIALQNARQKLNVLGTGVGAGNPGALNRYEIRAPFNGLVTEKHIALGEAVAANASIFTISDLSTVWAEIIVPAKDLNLVRLGEKVKISATAFESKASGSISYVGALLGEQTRTAKARVTLANPDMAWRPGLFVNVEVVSSDAEVAVAVQPQAIQSVDDKQVVFVRIADGFMVQPVSIGRADSQHVEIVKGLKPGARYAADGSFILKSELGKSSAEHAH from the coding sequence ATGAAAATCAATTTAAGCAAAAGCAAAGCTATCGCGGCCGGCATAGCGACGATTGTCGCGCTGGTCGCCGCGGGCATGTACTTGAGTGCGGGCAGCAATGGTGGCGATAAGCCGGAAGAGCGCACGCACCGGGAAGCCGCCGCGCACGCCGATACCGAACACCATGGTGAAAAGTCATCCGAGAAACACGGCCACGACAGCCAGCATGCGGACGGCGAACACCACCCGGTGGCAAGCACTGGTCCGCACGGCGGAAAAATGTACGCCAAGGACAAGCTGGCGCTGGAAGTGAAGATGCTCGAAGCAGCGGGTGAAGCGCGCCTGCAGGTCTGGCTGTTCAATGACGGTAAACCGCTGGCGCCGGATGCAGCCAGGCTGGGGCTGGTGCTGACCAGGCCGGATGGCGAAGTCCAGAAAATCGGCTTCGCGCCGGAAAAGGATTTCCTCAAAAGCGCTCTGCCGATAGCTGAACCGCACGTATTCGACGCCAAGCTACAGCTGCAATATGGCAACCAGTCCATGCAAGCCGGATTTGCTCAGGAAGAAGGCAAGATCGAACTGGACCAGGCCCAGGTCGCCGCCAGCGGCGTCAAACTTGAAAACGCCGGTCCCGCCAAGGTGAAGACTTCAGTCACCTTGCCGGGAGAAATTCGCTTTAACGAAGACAAGACCGCCCACGTGGTGCCGCGCCTGGAAGGGGTGGTAGAGCAGGTCGCGGTCAGCCTCGGCCAGCAGGTGAAGAAGGGGCAGCTGCTGGCGGTGATTGCCAGCACCGGCCTGGCGGAGCAGCGTAGCGAATTGCTGGCGGCGCAGAAGCGCTTCACGTTTGCGCGCACTACCTATGAGCGCGAAAAAAAGCTGTGGGAAGAAAAGATATCCGCGGAACAGGATTACCAGCAAGCACGGCAAGTCATGAGCGAGGCTGAAATCGCCCTGCAGAATGCGCGCCAGAAACTCAATGTGCTGGGCACCGGCGTCGGCGCCGGCAATCCTGGGGCCTTGAACCGTTATGAAATCCGGGCCCCGTTCAATGGCCTGGTGACGGAGAAACACATCGCGCTGGGCGAGGCGGTGGCGGCCAACGCCAGCATTTTCACGATCTCCGACCTGTCGACCGTGTGGGCCGAGATCATCGTGCCGGCCAAGGACCTGAACCTGGTGCGGCTGGGCGAAAAGGTCAAGATCAGCGCCACCGCCTTCGAGTCGAAGGCCAGCGGCAGCATTTCCTATGTCGGCGCCTTGCTTGGCGAACAGACCCGCACCGCCAAGGCGCGTGTCACCTTGGCTAATCCGGACATGGCCTGGCGGCCGGGCTTGTTTGTTAATGTCGAGGTGGTTTCCAGCGATGCCGAAGTAGCGGTGGCGGTGCAGCCGCAGGCGATACAGAGCGTGGACGACAAGCAGGTAGTGTTTGTCCGCATCGCCGACGGTTTCATGGTGCAGCCGGTGAGCATCGGCCGCGCTGACAGCCAGCACGTGGAGATCGTCAAGGGACTCAAGCCGGGCGCGCGCTATGCGGCTGACGGCAGTTTCATTCTCAAATCGGAACTCGGCAAGAGCAGCGCCGAGCACGCCCACTGA
- a CDS encoding TolC family protein, producing the protein MYKLFLPLGLAVLACQPQLSLAQEAKPAAAPPAINYRLPPLKSSDAGSKLTLEQALAQAFKSNPELAAAVLEVAAVDASVLQAGARPNPELSTLLEDTRKATRTTTIQLNQALELGGKRGARIAAAEKGRDTANADLLAKRADIQAAVVAAYFAVLEAQENLQLLRSSQQLAQRATALTAKRVIAGKVAPIEETKARVAEAGVEVDLQQADSTLNIARRRLAATWGDSSLAFSAVDGEINKLPALPAFDSLQARLRNSPAYARARLEVERRQALAELERSRRIPDVTVSIGSKRAEEVGRNQMIFGLSIPIPVFDANQGNLLEALRRADKARDEQKSAELRLDGELADAYERLKLGRQQVAALQDEILPAAQKTYDITTKGFELGKFSFLEVLDAQRVLFQAKSQTLRALADTHRAATEIERVAGSLPSADSSQSASRLAY; encoded by the coding sequence ATGTATAAGCTTTTCTTGCCGCTCGGCCTGGCGGTACTGGCCTGCCAGCCCCAGCTATCCTTGGCGCAGGAAGCAAAACCGGCGGCCGCGCCGCCGGCCATCAATTACAGGCTGCCGCCGCTCAAGAGCAGCGATGCCGGCAGCAAACTGACGCTGGAGCAAGCGCTGGCGCAGGCATTCAAGAGCAATCCGGAACTGGCCGCGGCGGTGCTTGAGGTTGCCGCAGTCGACGCTTCCGTTTTACAAGCCGGCGCCAGGCCCAATCCAGAACTCTCGACCTTGCTGGAAGACACCCGCAAGGCGACCCGGACTACCACCATACAACTGAACCAGGCGCTGGAGCTGGGTGGTAAACGCGGCGCGCGGATCGCCGCTGCGGAAAAGGGACGGGATACGGCCAATGCTGACCTGCTTGCCAAACGCGCCGACATACAAGCTGCAGTAGTTGCGGCATATTTTGCGGTGCTGGAAGCACAGGAGAATCTGCAGCTGCTGCGCAGCTCGCAGCAGCTGGCGCAACGGGCTACCGCGCTCACCGCGAAACGGGTTATCGCCGGCAAGGTGGCGCCGATCGAAGAGACCAAGGCGCGCGTCGCCGAGGCTGGTGTCGAGGTCGATCTGCAGCAGGCCGACAGTACGCTGAATATCGCGCGCCGGCGCCTGGCAGCCACCTGGGGCGACAGCAGCCTCGCTTTTTCGGCTGTCGACGGCGAAATAAACAAGCTGCCGGCGCTACCCGCATTCGATTCATTGCAGGCGCGCCTGCGGAATTCCCCGGCGTATGCCAGGGCGCGGCTGGAAGTGGAACGTCGCCAGGCCCTGGCAGAGCTGGAGCGCAGTCGCCGGATTCCCGATGTTACCGTCAGCATCGGCAGCAAACGGGCGGAGGAAGTCGGGCGCAATCAGATGATTTTCGGCCTGTCGATTCCCATCCCGGTGTTTGATGCCAACCAGGGCAACCTGCTGGAAGCGCTGCGCCGCGCCGACAAGGCGCGCGACGAACAGAAAAGCGCCGAGCTGCGCCTCGATGGCGAACTGGCGGATGCCTATGAGCGATTGAAGCTGGGGCGTCAGCAAGTGGCGGCGCTGCAGGACGAAATCCTGCCGGCCGCACAGAAAACCTACGACATCACCACTAAGGGATTCGAGCTCGGAAAATTCAGTTTCCTGGAAGTGCTGGATGCGCAGCGTGTGCTGTTCCAGGCGAAGTCACAGACTCTGCGTGCACTCGCGGATACCCATCGCGCCGCCACCGAAATCGAACGCGTGGCGGGGAGCCTACCCTCGGCCGACTCCTCGCAGTCAGCTTCGCGGTTAGCTTATTAA
- a CDS encoding DUF4148 domain-containing protein, whose protein sequence is MNIKQMSVVVVLLAAAGSVMAQSSAQSSAPAAGKTRAEVVRELEQARAAGQMSVGNAQYPKTPDGGSKGGMAAPSKPVTDESHQKIAPVYAGH, encoded by the coding sequence ATGAATATCAAGCAAATGTCCGTCGTTGTTGTTCTGTTGGCTGCTGCCGGCAGCGTCATGGCGCAGTCCTCGGCGCAGTCTTCGGCACCAGCAGCAGGCAAGACCCGCGCCGAAGTCGTGCGCGAACTCGAGCAGGCGCGGGCCGCGGGCCAGATGTCGGTGGGAAATGCCCAGTACCCGAAGACGCCCGACGGCGGCAGCAAGGGCGGCATGGCGGCTCCTTCGAAGCCGGTGACAGACGAATCGCACCAGAAGATCGCCCCGGTTTATGCCGGTCATTGA
- a CDS encoding heavy metal response regulator transcription factor, translating to MRILLVEDEPKAGEYLRKGLSESGYVVDWVRTGTDGLHCATTEDYDLIVLDVMLPGMDGWLVISELRKTHSTPVLFLTARDEVDDRIKGLELGADDYLVKPFAFAELVARIRTLLRRGPIRESDLLHIADMEIDVMKRRVTRNGERIDLTTKEFSLLHLMAKRQSEVLSRSLIASQVWDMNFDSDTNVVDVAIRRLRIKIDEPYAPPLIHTVRGMGYVLEDRT from the coding sequence ATGCGCATCCTGTTGGTGGAAGACGAGCCCAAGGCGGGCGAATACCTGCGCAAGGGATTGAGCGAATCAGGTTATGTGGTCGACTGGGTCCGCACCGGCACCGATGGCCTGCACTGCGCCACCACGGAAGACTATGACCTGATCGTGCTGGACGTCATGCTGCCCGGCATGGACGGCTGGCTGGTGATCAGCGAGCTGCGCAAGACCCATTCGACGCCGGTGCTGTTCCTGACCGCGCGCGACGAAGTCGACGACCGCATCAAGGGCCTGGAGCTGGGCGCCGACGACTACCTGGTGAAGCCTTTCGCATTTGCCGAACTGGTGGCAAGGATCCGCACCCTGCTGCGGCGCGGGCCGATCCGCGAATCCGACCTGCTGCACATCGCCGACATGGAAATCGACGTCATGAAACGGCGCGTCACGCGTAACGGCGAACGCATCGACCTCACCACCAAGGAATTTTCCCTGCTGCACCTGATGGCCAAACGCCAGTCGGAAGTATTGTCGCGCTCGCTGATTGCGTCGCAGGTGTGGGACATGAATTTCGACAGCGACACCAACGTCGTCGACGTCGCCATACGGCGCCTGCGCATCAAGATCGACGAACCGTATGCCCCGCCGCTGATCCATACCGTGCGCGGCATGGGCTACGTGCTGGAGGACCGGACTTGA
- a CDS encoding heavy metal sensor histidine kinase — translation MRLQAPRSLTVRLALLFALATLLTFTMVGSYLYYSLARQLEHHDDQELMGKITLMRHLAAKARSVQAIRDDPHSFMDATLGHDDLLLILRSADGAPLLDTRPEAGSLPALPMTAAGQVPDEKSRQNLRTSAGLPVRATALWASIDNSGEKMQIIVAHNTSDSIAMLASYRQQILGAALSGAILAALLGYVLVRRGLRPARLIAQQAHSITAQRLDRGLDVASAPYELQQLVVAFNGMLDRLHDSFQRLSQFSADLAHDLRTPINNLMVQTQVALAQPRLPEEYQGLLVSNVEEYERLARMLDNMLFLARADHAHVAVAFGQLDCQLELERIADYFEGVAEDSGVRLEIAASGSIRADAMLLRRAISNLVANAIRYTAAGQTIVLGAAQAGQETVISVSNPGPQIADSAVPRLFDRFYRADPARSDSASSAGLGLAIVQSIMKLHGGRVELSRSADQMTVFKLHFPADR, via the coding sequence TTGAGGCTGCAGGCGCCGCGCTCGCTGACCGTCCGCCTGGCGCTGCTGTTTGCGCTGGCGACCCTGCTCACGTTTACCATGGTCGGCAGCTATCTGTATTATTCGCTGGCGCGCCAGCTGGAACACCATGACGACCAGGAGCTGATGGGAAAAATCACCCTGATGCGCCACCTCGCAGCCAAAGCCAGGTCAGTGCAGGCGATACGCGACGATCCGCACTCATTCATGGACGCCACGCTCGGCCACGACGACCTGCTGCTGATACTGCGCAGCGCCGACGGCGCGCCGCTGCTCGACACCCGGCCCGAAGCCGGCAGCCTGCCTGCGCTGCCGATGACTGCCGCCGGCCAGGTGCCCGATGAAAAATCCCGGCAGAACCTGCGCACCTCGGCCGGCCTGCCGGTAAGGGCGACAGCGCTCTGGGCCAGCATCGACAACAGCGGCGAAAAAATGCAGATCATCGTCGCCCACAATACCAGCGACAGTATCGCCATGCTGGCCAGCTACCGCCAGCAGATACTCGGCGCGGCGCTGTCTGGCGCAATCCTGGCAGCCTTGCTGGGTTATGTGCTGGTGCGGCGCGGCTTGCGCCCTGCCCGCCTGATTGCGCAGCAGGCGCATTCCATCACCGCGCAGCGCCTGGACCGCGGACTGGACGTCGCCAGTGCGCCATATGAATTGCAGCAGCTGGTGGTCGCCTTCAACGGCATGCTGGACCGGCTGCACGACAGCTTCCAGCGCCTGTCGCAGTTTTCTGCCGACCTCGCGCACGACCTGCGCACGCCGATCAACAACCTGATGGTGCAGACCCAGGTGGCGCTGGCGCAACCGCGTTTGCCCGAAGAATACCAAGGGCTGCTGGTATCCAACGTGGAAGAGTACGAACGGCTGGCGCGCATGCTCGACAATATGCTGTTCCTGGCGCGCGCCGACCATGCGCATGTCGCGGTCGCCTTCGGCCAGCTCGACTGCCAACTGGAGCTGGAACGCATCGCCGACTACTTTGAAGGAGTAGCGGAGGACAGCGGCGTCCGCCTGGAAATCGCCGCCTCCGGCAGCATACGGGCAGACGCCATGCTGTTGCGGCGCGCGATCAGCAACCTGGTCGCCAATGCGATCCGCTATACCGCGGCAGGACAAACGATTGTGCTGGGAGCGGCGCAGGCCGGACAGGAAACCGTGATCAGCGTCAGCAATCCCGGTCCGCAGATAGCGGATTCGGCCGTCCCGAGACTGTTTGACCGTTTCTACCGGGCCGATCCGGCGCGCAGCGATTCGGCCTCCTCGGCCGGGCTTGGGCTGGCCATCGTGCAGTCGATCATGAAACTGCATGGCGGCCGGGTCGAACTGAGCCGCAGCGCGGACCAGATGACTGTATTCAAGCTGCACTTTCCTGCGGACAGGTGA
- a CDS encoding c-type cytochrome — MKKIFSGVVFLLSATFLNAHAAGNIAAGAAAAKKYACASCHGADFHSPTTPDIPRLAGQHQDYLQHALIAYQRGGDGPNGRNNAVMGGVAKTLSHQEIQDIAAYLHSLPTTLVLRK, encoded by the coding sequence ATGAAAAAGATTTTTTCTGGCGTGGTGTTTCTGCTTTCCGCCACATTCCTGAATGCCCACGCAGCGGGGAATATCGCAGCAGGTGCTGCAGCTGCGAAAAAATATGCTTGCGCTTCCTGCCACGGCGCCGATTTTCACAGCCCGACCACTCCGGATATTCCGCGCCTGGCCGGTCAGCATCAGGATTACCTGCAGCACGCCCTGATTGCCTACCAGCGCGGCGGCGATGGTCCGAACGGCCGTAACAATGCGGTCATGGGCGGGGTGGCGAAAACGCTGTCGCATCAGGAAATACAGGATATCGCGGCCTACCTGCACAGCTTGCCGACGACCTTGGTGCTGCGCAAATAA
- a CDS encoding c-type cytochrome, translating into MKKLIALLALASLANLAAAADVVGNAKAAENKVSMCIGCHGIPGYKATFPEVYQVPMLGGQSAQYIQNALAAYKKGDRKMPTMRGIAASLSDQDMADIAAYYSQQK; encoded by the coding sequence ATGAAAAAACTAATTGCACTTCTCGCGCTCGCGAGTCTTGCCAACCTGGCCGCAGCCGCGGACGTGGTAGGCAACGCCAAGGCAGCTGAAAACAAGGTATCGATGTGTATCGGCTGCCACGGTATTCCCGGCTATAAAGCTACCTTCCCGGAAGTCTATCAAGTGCCCATGCTTGGCGGCCAGTCTGCGCAATATATTCAGAATGCGCTGGCAGCTTATAAAAAGGGCGATCGCAAGATGCCAACCATGCGCGGTATCGCAGCCAGCCTGTCCGATCAGGACATGGCCGATATTGCGGCATATTATTCGCAGCAGAAATAA